A DNA window from Chryseobacterium scophthalmum contains the following coding sequences:
- a CDS encoding XRE family transcriptional regulator: protein MSIFSDNIRFLRTQKNLSQQELADQILMSRVRYSKYEDGRSEAPYELLIRISKYFNLSIDLLLTVDIRKYPLEDVLKLPDNRIVLPVVVDQLGNNSIEIVPQKASMGYLSGYSDPEYIESLQRISLPFLTNGKYRAFPAQGDSMPPFKDGSYIIGKYVENIDDLKPNKSYVFVTLNDGISYKRFTSRNKKSITVAADNSFYKPYDIPLREVVEVWQYASGIFPEDFEPDNFENYNFKHMFLEIRRDIQELDQKISKK from the coding sequence ATGTCGATTTTTTCAGATAACATAAGGTTTTTAAGGACTCAAAAAAATTTATCGCAGCAGGAACTTGCGGATCAAATTTTAATGAGCAGGGTGCGTTATTCTAAATATGAAGACGGACGTTCGGAAGCTCCGTATGAGCTGCTCATCAGAATTTCGAAATATTTCAATTTAAGTATTGATCTGCTTCTTACTGTGGATATTAGGAAATATCCGCTAGAAGATGTATTGAAACTACCGGACAACAGAATTGTCCTGCCGGTGGTCGTAGATCAATTAGGAAACAACAGTATTGAAATTGTACCTCAAAAAGCATCCATGGGATACTTGTCCGGCTACAGTGATCCAGAATATATTGAAAGCTTACAGAGAATCTCGTTACCTTTCCTTACAAATGGAAAATATAGAGCTTTTCCAGCTCAGGGAGATTCGATGCCACCATTTAAAGATGGTTCTTATATTATCGGAAAGTATGTTGAAAATATTGATGACCTGAAACCAAATAAAAGTTATGTTTTTGTGACTTTAAATGATGGTATTTCTTATAAAAGATTTACCTCCAGAAATAAGAAATCAATAACTGTTGCTGCTGACAACTCATTTTACAAACCTTATGATATCCCCTTAAGAGAAGTTGTTGAAGTCTGGCAGTATGCATCAGGAATTTTTCCCGAAGACTTTGAACCTGATAATTTTGAAAACTATAATTTTAAACATATGTTCCTTGAAATCAGAAGAGATATTCAAGAATTAGATCAAAAGATTTCAAAAAAATAA
- the dinB gene encoding DNA polymerase IV: MNRAIVHMDLDAFFVSCERRNNAQLDGIPLIIGGGDRGVVASCSYEARKFGVRSAMPIRMALRLCPDAKVIRGDHELYSNLSHTVTEIIQEKVPVLEKASIDEFYLDLTGMDKFFGCYQWTQEIAAAVKKEAGLPISFALSTNKTVSKIGTGESKPLGRLEIKEIEVQSFLNPLSIKKIPMVGDKTFQLLSRIGIRTIHTLAEMPVLVLQQMIGVNGKELWKKANGIDENPVVPYSERKSISTERTFTNDTMDIMELKRLISGMAEQLAYQLRQEKWLTSTVVVKIRYANFDTETKQHKVAYTSADHTLSRVALELFNQIYTRRMRLRLVGLRFTGLVHGNHQMNLFEDTEEQMSLYQTMDYLKNRFGVDAVGRASGFDFGK, from the coding sequence GTGAATCGTGCGATTGTACATATGGACTTGGACGCATTTTTTGTATCCTGCGAGAGGCGTAATAATGCTCAACTTGATGGAATCCCCCTTATCATAGGAGGTGGAGACCGTGGAGTGGTTGCGTCATGTTCCTATGAAGCAAGGAAATTTGGAGTTCGCTCAGCGATGCCGATTCGAATGGCTCTCAGATTATGCCCAGATGCTAAAGTGATTCGTGGAGATCATGAGCTGTATTCTAATTTATCGCATACCGTAACTGAAATTATTCAGGAAAAAGTACCTGTGTTGGAAAAAGCAAGTATCGATGAATTCTATTTGGACCTTACCGGAATGGATAAATTTTTCGGCTGCTATCAATGGACACAGGAAATTGCTGCAGCAGTAAAAAAAGAAGCTGGACTTCCCATAAGTTTTGCCTTATCTACGAATAAAACTGTTTCAAAAATTGGAACAGGAGAATCAAAACCTTTGGGAAGACTAGAAATTAAAGAAATAGAAGTGCAATCATTTTTAAACCCTCTATCTATTAAAAAGATTCCGATGGTTGGTGATAAGACTTTTCAATTGTTATCAAGAATTGGAATTCGAACCATTCATACTTTAGCTGAAATGCCGGTACTGGTACTTCAGCAAATGATCGGAGTCAATGGAAAAGAACTTTGGAAAAAGGCGAATGGGATTGATGAAAATCCTGTTGTTCCTTATTCAGAAAGAAAATCGATTTCAACGGAAAGAACTTTTACGAATGATACAATGGATATCATGGAACTGAAAAGACTGATATCAGGAATGGCTGAACAATTGGCTTATCAATTAAGACAGGAAAAATGGCTGACTTCAACAGTGGTAGTCAAGATCCGTTATGCAAATTTCGATACAGAAACAAAACAGCATAAAGTAGCCTATACTTCAGCGGATCATACACTTTCGAGAGTGGCTCTGGAACTTTTCAATCAGATATATACAAGAAGAATGAGATTAAGATTGGTGGGGTTGCGGTTTACAGGACTTGTTCATGGTAACCATCAGATGAATCTGTTTGAAGATACGGAAGAACAGATGAGCTTATATCAGACAATGGATTATTTGAAGAATCGGTTTGGTGTCGATGCGGTCGGCAGAGCATCCGGTTTTGATTTTGGAAAATAA
- a CDS encoding DNA polymerase III subunit alpha: protein MFLNCHSFHSLRYGTLSMEELVQQAHSLGIKELVLTDINTITAIYDFKKECEKVGIKPIAGIEVRKENKLLYIAIAKEFSGIGEVNKALTDHNCYGAELSETAPAFKNVFIVYSIDNIPSKLKENEFIGVREEELNLLIRPEFKRLIPKMVVLQPVTFSTKKEYNLHRILRAIDNNTLLSKLAEQDVCKKSEYFKSEDLIIGAFQRYPEILKNTKKILHACSFEFDFEKVKNKQYYTKSKESDVKLLRRLAYLGLKKRYGKDHEIAKIRVEKELKVIDELNFCSYFLITWDIVRYSNRMGFMHVGRGSGANSIVSYCIGITDICPLELDLYFERFLNLNRKSPPDFDIDWSWQNRDTILEYIFNRYGKNHVAFCGTNVEFKYKSRFREVGKAFGLPKDELDDLTKKPMEAHEINSVVQTIHKYVRLMERFPNQRSMHACGILISEEPITNYSALEMPPKGFPIVQFDMNVAEDIKLEKFDILSQRGLGTIKDTVELIKKTRGVDVDIRDTRISKDEEKANEYLAIGRTIGCFYIESPAMRGLLRRLKCDNYRILVAASSIIRPGVAQSGMMREYIFRHNHPDQFEYFHSVFEEHLRETYGIMVYQEDVIKIAQYFGGLSLADGDILRRAMSGKGRSIKKLQEVKANFFKSCKDKGHSLELTAEAYRQIESFAGYSFCKAHSASYAVESYQSLYLKVYYPLEFMVSVINNQGGFYRTEVYIHEAKMSGGNVQVPCVNSSEFQTILKGENIFLGLMLLEGLETRIAHGIVNERERNGDYKSLQDFVKRIPIGIETIQTLIFIGAFRFTGKQKNELLVEARVLLVNFKPENRGLMLIEEPVQEFKLPELKRENFEDAFDEIELIGFPISCSPFDLLQTKYRGSVFVKDLSKFHKRQVKMLAYLIARKHVPTKKGEMYFGTWIDANGDYFDTAHFPDSLKQSDFQGGGCYLLLGTVEVDYHFPTITIHKMAKMPMIPDPRYSYDKEKQYDIHRQIKEDVSMTSRQPYPQIHEIELPRFTFDKK, encoded by the coding sequence ATGTTTCTAAATTGTCATTCTTTCCACAGTCTTCGTTACGGTACTTTATCGATGGAAGAATTAGTACAGCAAGCACATTCTTTGGGTATCAAAGAATTAGTACTGACGGATATTAATACGATTACTGCTATTTATGATTTCAAGAAAGAATGTGAAAAAGTAGGAATTAAACCTATTGCTGGAATCGAAGTCAGAAAAGAGAATAAGCTGCTTTATATTGCTATTGCAAAAGAGTTCTCAGGAATTGGTGAAGTCAATAAAGCGTTGACGGATCACAATTGTTATGGAGCAGAACTTTCTGAAACGGCTCCTGCATTTAAAAATGTTTTTATTGTTTATTCGATAGATAACATTCCTTCAAAGCTAAAAGAAAATGAGTTTATTGGAGTCCGGGAAGAAGAATTGAATTTATTGATTCGTCCTGAATTTAAAAGGCTAATTCCGAAAATGGTGGTTCTTCAGCCGGTTACATTCAGTACTAAAAAAGAATATAATCTTCATAGAATTTTAAGGGCTATTGATAACAATACTTTATTGTCAAAACTGGCTGAGCAAGATGTTTGCAAAAAATCGGAATATTTTAAATCCGAAGATTTAATTATTGGGGCTTTTCAAAGATATCCAGAGATCCTAAAGAATACAAAAAAAATCCTGCATGCCTGTAGTTTTGAATTTGATTTTGAAAAAGTTAAGAACAAACAATACTATACTAAGTCCAAAGAATCCGATGTAAAGCTTTTGAGAAGATTAGCGTATTTGGGACTGAAAAAGCGTTATGGTAAAGATCATGAAATCGCAAAAATAAGAGTAGAGAAAGAACTGAAAGTAATTGATGAACTCAACTTTTGTTCTTACTTTTTGATTACATGGGATATTGTGCGATACAGCAATAGGATGGGGTTTATGCATGTAGGACGTGGAAGCGGAGCCAATTCAATTGTCAGTTACTGTATCGGGATTACGGATATATGTCCTTTAGAACTTGATCTATATTTTGAAAGATTCTTAAACCTTAACAGAAAAAGCCCTCCGGATTTCGATATCGATTGGAGTTGGCAGAATAGAGATACAATTCTGGAATATATTTTCAATCGTTACGGAAAAAATCATGTCGCTTTCTGTGGAACCAATGTTGAATTCAAATACAAATCAAGATTCAGAGAAGTCGGGAAAGCTTTTGGATTGCCAAAAGATGAGTTGGACGACCTGACGAAAAAGCCAATGGAAGCTCATGAAATCAATTCTGTTGTCCAGACAATCCATAAATATGTAAGGCTGATGGAAAGATTTCCTAATCAAAGAAGTATGCATGCATGTGGAATTTTGATTTCTGAAGAACCTATTACCAATTATTCTGCACTCGAAATGCCACCGAAGGGATTTCCTATTGTTCAATTCGATATGAATGTAGCAGAAGATATTAAGTTAGAAAAATTTGATATTCTATCTCAAAGAGGGCTTGGAACGATAAAAGATACTGTCGAGCTGATTAAAAAAACAAGAGGAGTCGATGTTGATATCCGTGATACGAGAATTTCCAAAGATGAAGAAAAAGCTAATGAATATTTGGCTATCGGAAGAACGATCGGCTGTTTTTACATAGAATCTCCTGCGATGCGAGGACTTTTAAGAAGATTAAAATGTGATAATTACAGAATACTGGTTGCGGCTTCTTCTATTATCAGACCTGGAGTAGCGCAAAGTGGTATGATGCGAGAATATATTTTCAGGCATAATCACCCAGATCAGTTTGAGTATTTCCATTCAGTATTTGAGGAACATTTAAGAGAAACGTACGGAATTATGGTTTATCAGGAAGATGTAATTAAAATTGCTCAATATTTTGGTGGCTTATCCTTAGCTGATGGAGATATTCTGCGAAGAGCAATGAGTGGAAAAGGGCGCTCCATTAAAAAGCTTCAGGAAGTAAAGGCTAATTTTTTTAAATCCTGTAAAGATAAAGGGCATTCATTAGAACTTACTGCTGAAGCGTATCGACAGATTGAATCCTTTGCAGGGTATTCTTTTTGTAAAGCACATTCCGCCTCCTATGCGGTGGAGAGTTATCAAAGTTTATATTTGAAGGTTTATTATCCATTGGAATTCATGGTTTCCGTGATCAATAATCAGGGGGGATTTTATCGTACTGAAGTATATATCCATGAAGCGAAAATGTCGGGAGGGAATGTCCAGGTGCCTTGTGTGAATTCAAGTGAATTCCAGACTATTTTAAAGGGGGAAAATATTTTTTTAGGGCTGATGCTTTTGGAAGGATTAGAGACAAGAATTGCCCACGGAATTGTTAACGAACGGGAAAGAAATGGAGATTATAAATCTTTACAAGACTTTGTCAAACGGATTCCAATTGGTATTGAAACAATCCAGACCTTAATTTTTATTGGAGCATTTCGGTTTACGGGTAAGCAAAAAAATGAACTTCTTGTTGAAGCAAGAGTGTTATTGGTAAATTTTAAACCAGAGAATCGAGGTTTAATGTTAATTGAAGAACCTGTCCAAGAATTTAAGCTTCCCGAACTCAAAAGGGAAAATTTTGAGGATGCTTTTGATGAAATTGAATTGATTGGTTTTCCTATTTCATGCAGTCCTTTTGATTTACTGCAAACAAAGTATAGAGGATCAGTGTTTGTAAAAGATTTATCGAAGTTTCATAAACGACAAGTAAAAATGTTGGCTTATCTAATTGCCAGAAAACATGTGCCAACAAAGAAAGGAGAAATGTATTTTGGAACCTGGATCGATGCAAACGGAGATTATTTCGATACTGCTCATTTTCCAGACAGTCTAAAGCAATCTGATTTTCAGGGAGGAGGCTGCTATTTGCTGTTGGGAACCGTAGAAGTAGATTATCATTTCCCTACCATTACTATTCACAAGATGGCAAAGATGCCAATGATTCCTGACCCACGTTATTCTTATGATAAGGAAAAACAATATGATATTCATCGACAGATTAAAGAAGATGTAAGTATGACTTCTAGGCAACCTTATCCACAAATTCATGAGATTGAATTACCAAGATTTACTTTTGATAAAAAATAA